A window from Culex pipiens pallens isolate TS chromosome 3, TS_CPP_V2, whole genome shotgun sequence encodes these proteins:
- the LOC120414302 gene encoding heterogeneous nuclear ribonucleoprotein 27C, whose protein sequence is MHPGSKKMNAAELDDHEKGKLFVGGLSWETTQENLQRYFGRYGEVIDCVVMKNNETGRSRGFGFVTFADPENVERALENGPHTLDGRTIDPKPCNPRSLHKPKRTGGYPKVFLGGLPPNITETDLRSFFSRYGNVMEVVIMYDQEKKKSRGFGFLSFENEAAVERATAEHFVNISGKQVEIKKAEPRDGSGNNNSMNADSYQWGSPQAPPMGNGQMGGPPMNMQSNMMQGYQGWGASQPQQGYGGYGASAGAANAYQGWGAPPPQQWGNYNATPQQTQGYGGYDMYNSSGASGAGGYGSGNWNSWNMPPNTGSTGSADMYSRPQSGPTAGPAGTAGPTAGGPSKPGSEYGGGSAYGSGAAGGYGGYYQNDQNTAAAAAYTNRPRSAYGGGNDASSQPPYPAF, encoded by the coding sequence ATGCATCCTGGGTCGAAGAAGATGAACGCGGCGGAACTGGATGACCACGAGAAGGGGAAGCTGTTTGTCGGGGGGCTGTCCTGGGAGACGACCCAGGAGAACCTGCAGCGTTACTTCGGCCGGTACGGGGAGGTGATTGACTGTGTGGTGATGAAGAACAACGAGACGGGTCGTTCCCGTGGGTTCGGGTTTGTGACGTTTGCGGATCCGGAGAATGTGGAGCGGGCGCTGGAGAACGGGCCGCACACGTTGGACGGGCGGACGATCGATCCGAAGCCGTGCAATCCGAGGTCGCTGCACAAGCCGAAGCGGACGGGCGGATATCCGAAGGTGTTTTTGGGGGGTCTGCCGCCGAACATTACGGAGACGGATCTGCGGAGCTTCTTTAGCCGGTACGGGAACGTGATGGAGGTGGTCATCATGTACGACCAGGAGAAGAAGAAGAGCCGTGGCTTTGGGTTCCTGTCGTTTGAGAACGAGGCCGCGGTGGAGCGCGCCACGGCGGAACATTTTGTCAACATTAGCGGCAAGCAGGTCGAGATTAAGAAGGCGGAACCGCGCGACGGAAgtggcaacaacaacagcatgaACGCGGACTCGTACCAGTGGGGATCGCCGCAGGCACCTCCGATGGGCAATGGCCAGATGGGTGGACCCCCGATGAACATGCAGTCGAACATGATGCAGGGCTACCAGGGTTGGGGCGCGTCGCAGCCACAGCAAGGTTACGGCGGTTACGGAGCTTCGGCTGGGGCGGCCAACGCGTACCAAGGCTGGGGAGCACCTCCGCCGCAGCAGTGGGGCAACTACAACGCGACCCCGCAGCAAACCCAAGGCTACGGAGGGTACGACATGTACAACAGCTCGGGAGCTTCCGGCGCCGGAGGTTACGGCTCGGGCAACTGGAACTCGTGGAACATGCCGCCGAACACGGGCTCAACCGGCTCCGCTGACATGTACTCGCGGCCACAGTCCGGCCCCACAGCCGGGCCCGCTGGAACGGCTGGCCCCACCGCCGGAGGACCCTCCAAGCCCGGCTCCGAGTACGGAGGCGGTTCGGCGTACGGATCGGGAGCGGCCGGCGGCTACGGCGGATACTACCAGAACGACCAGAACACAGCGGCCGCCGCAGCGTACACCAACCGGCCCAGGTCGGCCTACGGCGGCGGCAACGATGCCTCCTCGCAGCCACCCTATCCAGCATTTTGA